The stretch of DNA TTAAGATTAAGTTTCCTCTAACAATAAAGTTATATGACTTGTCCTTTTAATAATCCTTGTCGCCCTTCCTCTTGCCCTTGGTCTAAATCTCTTTAACACAGGCCCCCCATCAACTGTTGCTTTTTTAATAATAAAAGAATCAATATCACTCTTTTCAGAGCTTCTCTCTTCTGCATTGGCAATGGCTGATTTTAGCAATTTTTCAATAATCCTTGCTGAACCCCTATGGGTAAAAGCTAGGATATTAAGAGCCTCATTCACCCTTTTCCCTTCTATGAGGGCTGTTACCAGCCTTGCCTTTGTAGGCGAAGTACGAACATATCTTACTGATGCCACAGCCTGCATTAGCGTAACCCCTAAATTAGAATTAACTTTCCTATGTTAAAGTTGTAACCCTTTTTGTATGTCCACTGTGGGTTCTAAAAATCCTTGTTGGTGAAAATTCACCTAATTTATGACCAACCATGTTCTCTGTAACGTAAACAGGAATAAATTTTTTACCATTATGAACCGCAAAAGTATGTCCTATAAATTCAGGAACAATTGTAGATCGCCTCGACCATGTCTTAATAACTTTTTTTTCATTTTTGTTATCTAAATCAACGACTTTCTTTAATAAATTTTTATCTACATAAGGCCCTTTTTTTAACGAACGCACCACAGTCCTCCACTTTTATTTCTTTCTCTTTAAAATATATTTATCAGAATATTTCTTTGCTCTCGTTTTAAATCCCTTTGTCGGAACACCCCACGGAGTCCTTGGGTGACCCCCTCCAGAAGTTTTACCTTCACCGCCTCCATGGGGATGGTCAATGGGGTTCATGGCCACACCTCTCACTTTGGGTCTTCTACCTAACCATCTTCTCCTTCCTGCCTTCCCAAGAGAAATATTTTCGTGTTCAGGATTCCCTACGTCTCCAACCGTTGCCATACACTCCTGATGAATAAGTCTCACTTCTCCTGACCTGAGTTTAATATGTGCAAAATTTCCTTCTTTAGCTAATATTTGAGCTGAACAACCCGCGCTTCTTACTAACTGGGCCCCTTTCCCTTTACTAATTTCAATGTTATGTATTACTATACCTACTGGTATATTCTTGAGAGGAAGAGCGTTGCCAGATTTAATATCTACAGAACTACCTGAGATAATTGTATCTCCCACCCTAAGACCGTTAGGGGCTATAATATATCTTTTTTCCCCGTCTTTATAATTAAGTAAAGCGATCCTTGCAGACCTATTGGGATCATATTCAATAGAAGCAATTTTTGCAGGAATATCAAACTTATCCCTTTTAAAATCAATGATTCTGTAACTTCTTTTATGTCCTCCCCCCCTGTGACGAATCGTAATTCTTCCAAGATTATT from Nitrospinota bacterium encodes:
- the rplV gene encoding 50S ribosomal protein L22, translating into MQAVASVRYVRTSPTKARLVTALIEGKRVNEALNILAFTHRGSARIIEKLLKSAIANAEERSSEKSDIDSFIIKKATVDGGPVLKRFRPRARGRATRIIKRTSHITLLLEET
- the rpsS gene encoding 30S ribosomal protein S19, which codes for MVRSLKKGPYVDKNLLKKVVDLDNKNEKKVIKTWSRRSTIVPEFIGHTFAVHNGKKFIPVYVTENMVGHKLGEFSPTRIFRTHSGHTKRVTTLT
- the rplB gene encoding 50S ribosomal protein L2, with product MPIKKYKPTSPGRRFQSVFTFEEITKTSPEKSLLMPSKKRGGRNNLGRITIRHRGGGHKRSYRIIDFKRDKFDIPAKIASIEYDPNRSARIALLNYKDGEKRYIIAPNGLRVGDTIISGSSVDIKSGNALPLKNIPVGIVIHNIEISKGKGAQLVRSAGCSAQILAKEGNFAHIKLRSGEVRLIHQECMATVGDVGNPEHENISLGKAGRRRWLGRRPKVRGVAMNPIDHPHGGGEGKTSGGGHPRTPWGVPTKGFKTRAKKYSDKYILKRKK